CAAGTACTCTGTATAATGCAAGTACTCTGTATAATGCAAGTACTCTGTATAATGCAAGTACTCTGTATAATGCAAGTACTCTGTATAATGCAAGTACTCTGCATAATGCAAGTACTCTGTATAATGCAAGTACTCTGTATAATGCAAGTACTCTGCAGTGCTAAAGTAACAGTAATTGAATTTCTATAGTGCCCTTTTCACTGTGATACATACTATGTTCAACGGCGCTTTCCATTAAATTGGTAattattacccccagcctataactctTAAACATTTATCAATCATCTCTCCCTGATGAGAATTAACATCCGAGCAActctatcaatgctgataagtgatatgaaatattttgagttAATGCGAGAAATAGAACATTACACCAAAATTAAGCTTGAAGTTTCTGTATTCTCTAACTAgttatcagtcatctctccctgtgTGGAGAAGTAACATTCGTAACATTGCGTCAACCTCGCAGTACAGTGTATAACTGATGTACCACTATTGCGTCAACCTCGCAGTATAGTGTATAACTGATGTACCACTATTGCGTCAACCTCGCAGTACAGTGTATAACTGATGTACCACTATTGCGTCAACCTCGCAGTACAGTGTATAACTGATGTACCACTATTGCGTCAACCTCGCAGTACAGTGTATAACTGATGTACCACTATTGCGTCAACCTCGCAGTACAGTGTATAACTGATGTACCACTATTGCGTCAACCCTGCAGTACAGTGTATAACTGATATACCACTATTGCGTCTACCCTGCAGTACTAATGTATAACTGATGTACCACTATTGCGTCAACCCTGCAGTACAGTGTATTACTGATGTACCACTATTGCGTCAACCCTGCTGTACTAATGTATTACTGATGTACCACTATTGCGTCAACCCTTCAGTACTAATGTATTACTGATGTACCACTATTGCGTCAACCCTGCAGTACTAATGTATTACTGATGTACCACTATTGCGTCTACCCTGCAGTACTAATGTATAACTGATGTACCACTATTGCGTCAACCCTTCAGTAATAATGTATTACTGATGTACCACTATTGCGTCAACCCTTCAGTACTAATGTATTACTGATGTACCACTATTGCGTCAACCCTGCTGTACTAATGTATTACTGATGTACCACTATTGCGTCTACCCTGCAGTACTAATGTATTACTGATGTACCACTATTGCGTCAACCCTGCAGTACTAATGTATTACTGATGTACCACTATTGCGTCAACCCTGCAGTACTAATGTATAACTGATGTACCACTATTGCGTCAACCCTTCAGTACTAATGTATTACTGATGTACCACTATTGCGTCAACCCTGCAGTACTAATGTATTACTGATGTACCACTATTGCAGTACAGTGTTTAACTGATGTACAAATATAAGAGGGCgcatgcactgaaagggtaaaTGTGCTTcagaaaaaagagaaatttACAACATTTTGGGGATATTTTGCTAAATTTTTGGAGTACGTTTGATAAATGAAGTTcaagatttaaaatatttatgtttttatttACAGATCTTCAAAATCGACGAAATCTCGAAAAACAAACGCGACAAATGATGTAGACACCGGAGGAGGAGGAACTGGTGGAGGGAATGATGAGAAAGGCAGCAGCAGGAGCAGCAGCAGGCGATATTCTCTCAAAAACAGTAAACTGCATTCGTCGAAGGAATCGTTGAGATTGTCGCGATATTCGAAAAAATCATATGACTCGGACCCGTCGTCTAGTCGGTCGTCGCGGTCGTCACGACGACCGGAAATAACGATCAGCGCGTTGGCGACCGGCGTCGTCGACGACGTGCGTTTGAAAGCGTCGACGAAGTCGTTGATTTTACcggctgaaataaaaaaagcggaaaatgaaaatcacgGCGTGGAAATAGAGAGCGAAAAAGAGCAGGAATTGTGCGAGTATAAATCACGCGACGGGGAACAGGAAGTGAGCGGTAACTATGACGAATCACTATCAGTATTAACCGAACCGATTGTTGAAACGGTCGGTGAAATCATTCTGCCTAGCAACGATGACAACAATGATTTATTTCGTTTAAACGATAGCGACGGATTATCAATAGCCGTACGTCATCGTCGCCGTGGCAACAACAACGACGATGACTCGATCGTTAAGACGAATTGTTGCCATAGCGATCAACATAGCGACGAAACAAAAAATGATAGCAGCATCGAGGCGGATCGCGCGGTCGCAACGACGATGACTACGATAGATACGGTGACCGTAGCGACGGTAGCTACGGATGTCGGTAGTCGTCGCGGGACGGTGAATAATGTACGTCGGCGTCGACCTCGCAGTAAAACTAACGAATCAAAACGCATCTCATCGGATAATCTGACGGTCGATGACGACATGAAGGAAAGCTGCACGGGTCAAACGAGTTCGTGTGAATCAGAGATTGAAATACCGGTTACACCTTCATCAGTGCGAGTAagtgtgtgtgagtgtgtgtgagGTCGCTTATTGAGACCTCTCACTGTGAGAGACCTCTACTATTGAGAGGCTGCTTAGGGAGGTCGCTCATTGAGGCCTCTAAACTGTGACACCTGTTATTGAGAGGCTGCTCAGGGAGGTCGCTCATTGAGGCCTCTTACTGTATGCTCTCTTAACCTTTTAATCTGATACCTCTAGACTTTTGAGTGAGGTCACTCATTGAGACCTCTTTGATTGATGAGGTCACTTCATCTAGCTGTGTGACCTCTTAATCTCTCAACTTCAAGACCTCTTTCATTGAGAGACTGCTTAGTGAGATCACTCGTTGAGACCTATCTTTGAGAATGTTTTAAGTGATTTTTCTAAGGGAAACCTCAGTTGAGACCTCTAACCCTAACCTCTCGGCCTCATTACTCAGACGGGATCTCTCAGTGAGGCCTCTCAGCAGCAGGACCTCTCTCGGCCTCTCCCCATTGCGTGTGTGATTCCTGATCAACTGCATGATgcaaaaattaaattttgctaTTGTGACCGTAattgaatttttatctaatcaattaataaacttattaattataatttaaaatcaaaaatgaaacgaCACATTGCTTTAAACGTTTTAATTTCTATCGTTCCgttttataaatgaatttagaatattttctgttatttcgagaatcgtcgtcgtcgtcgttgcgTTTGTGAATGTTTTGtgtgttgtttttattttacagaaatttCCTCACGTTGTTCGACGTCACATATTGGATAGTTCATCCGACGTCAGTATTCACACTAATCCTTTAATCCCCTGCCGGATTATAAAAACTACTGTCTCTCTATAATCCTATTTAATCCTCTCCGCTGATggattatttatatttatacatatatatgtatagagAGACGCAGGCGCACAGTAACGCCCCCTATATACTGACTGACTGTACTGACATGCTATGAACGCTCTTCgctatttgaaattaaatcgaaTTTGCTTGTTTTCGATGAAGCCCCGGTTTCACAGTTATCAGTTGGATTCGAactctgaaaatgaactgatttcgaccTTTAGGGTTTGAATGCGATTGTAAGGGTTGAAGTCATCGGAAATGAACGACTTTAGACTGTAGATATTCGACTTTTGAGTCAGTTGacaatgaactgatttcaagttTGAGTCATTTAAATCTAGAGTTAGGTAATGGAAAAGAACTGATTTTGTTGAGTTTATGTCTTTTGACTGTTGACTTTACATGATTTGTGACTATATAATCGCTGTTACTCGATATTAGTCCAATGACTtttaactctacagtcaaaTGACTTAAACTCTACTGTGAAAATTGGTTCATGGCCAACTGTAGAGtcaaatttagttcattttcaatgaaatattaaactcacaactgtgaaattaTGGGTACTGTGATTTTAGCTGCGATGATTCGTTAATATTTTGCTTTGTTGATTCAAATGCTTTGCTCTCTatatcccccccccccaaattCAATCTCTGCCCTGCCCActgatgatttgattaaaataatttataattttcttaaatCTGATTTTGCTGTAAATTTACAGAACAATTTCCGTCGGCCCTCAGAATCCGAGGTACTATTTTCTGGGTGGAAGAATACACTATGTAGTTCGTAGTAGCCGCTTTATGCCTATGGTCAGAAAGTAGATCCTGATTATGCGTATCAATCCACCGCGCTATCGCTTGATGCATGTTTTAATAGCAATCTCGTTTGGTTCCGGTATGTGAAATCTAGGAATTGATGAGGGAAACAATTTTGCTTGGAATTTTAGCCTAGCTTGCTCtatcaacagtcgaacaaatATTCTAGGATATACTTCTAGGTTTAGGTGACCCTTACTGGTGGTTCTAGGATATAGGTAACCCTAGCTGGCTTTTGCAGGGTCTGGGGTTGTGGGTTAGCTGGCTTGATTAGCTCCCGATTATATGTCACCCGataaaaaactgaaatttcaaaatttctgtCGATTACAAACAGTTGTATTTCAAATGGATGATAGTTGGAGTAAAATGTGACCACTCtgatgtgttgtatatgtttatAGGGACCGATGTCGGAGAACGAATGGGACCGGATGAATTCCGATATGGCTACGTCGGATACGAGCTCGTGTACGAGCGGCAGTGAACTCTCAGACGATCACGAAACTTCATCTCACGACGATCCGTTTAATTTAGAACATCACAGCAGCGTTCAATTCGTAAGTACCTGGCGTTCAATTCGTAAGTACCTGGCATTCTATTCGTAAATACCTGGCGTTCTATTTGTAAGTACCTGGCGTTCTATTCGTAAGTACCTGGCGTTCTATTCGTAAGTACCTGGCATTCACTTCTTGATAAATAGGTTGTTCAAATTCGTGAGTACCTAGCATTCAATTCTTGATCACTAGGATGTTCTAGTTCATGAGTACTTGGCGTTCAATTCTTGATCACTAGGGTTGTTCTAGTTCATGAGTACTTGGCGTTCAATTCTTGACCACTAGGGTGTTCTAGTTCATGAGTACTTGGCGTTCAATTCTTGATCGCTAGGGTGTTCCAGTTCATAAGTACTTGGCGTTCAAATCTTAGTTTACTAGGgtattgcaatttgtaatttaCAGTATCTTGCATTAAACAAGAGTTTTCCAATCTGTAGATATCTTACGTTCAATATCTGGTGTTCAATTCTTAAATATAAGGGTGTTCACATTGCAGCATATCATGTAcatatgttttatattgtagaCTGGCACTGTTATTCATAGTTCTCATACTCAAGCGCATGATAGAGGTAAATATATTAGAATTCTGTGTTACATGTTATCGATTGAGGATTTTACTAAAATCCCCGTAGTGGATCGGATAcggaggggaggggggttaAGCTTTTGAGTAGTTTCTCTCCCCAGCGGGGGGAGTGGGGAGTACAGCCACAAACAATCAACAATCAAACCAATAATATAAATAATCcatgaatacattttaccTCTTTATCTATGTTTGATGATATCTCATACACTGTAGATgatatgaaaatgtttgatGAAGCGCTCGGTCCGTATAAAAATCCCGCTCTATGAGTGAAAAAATGTCCGAAAAGTAACCTTGACATGACTGGTATAGACTGATATTATTCTTGGTATTTCGAGTTAATGAACAAGACCCACAGTTgataatttaacaatttattctgacggttttcgaagtttttacttaatttcagcatcagaaaaacatttcactgatgatgaagttttgattaaactcatcatgagaaaaatgaaaattttcattgtcggtgaaaatgaattttgtttctCCGATGATGAAGTTTAGTAAAAACTTTGACAAAACTGTcagaataaattgttaaacCATCGACTATGTGTTTAGCTGATTATCACCCTTGAAATAGGAGTTTATTCAATGGTTCAACTATATCCGAAGTATTATCTTCTGTTCAGGAGAATAACGTCTCGAGGAAACTTTTCAGACTGAATTTTTCATTCTCTGCCTGGGATTCCTATACGATATTAGAGAGTTTGAGCGCAATGAAGTTTCCGGTTATTCTAGAACTGTAAGCGCCGCCGCTGAATATTATGCGGTTGTTTATATTTGCAGTGAGTTGTTATATTTGGGAAGATGAAGACTGTAAGAAAGTGGATTTAACAGTTTTAGACATCGGCTGGACGATTATTCAAAGAGTCGACAAAATGCCCGAAACATCCGACTACCTCATACTTGGATGGGTACTATCCGTCACCATGGCAATCATACCGGCGATATTCCGTTGCTACGTTAATCGCGGCCGATTGTTGGAGTTGGACGCTACCGCGGCTGCCGGTGTCGGTAACACTAATAGAGGGTTGATGAACGTGTTGTACGATACGTCGTGGCAAACGTGGTTGTTGATTTTACACGGGATGTTTCTGCGTCTCGGTTTGGGTTTTATATTCTTCTTTCTGTTGTCGGTCGCCGAACGAACTTTCAAACAGGTACGAAAAATTTGTTCTTAAACGCCTGCTCTTGTCGTAGAGGTAACTTCACGGGGTtcctacaactccttgattccttatgAAGTCCttctaaacagaaaatgcttttacAGGTGCTTGAAATTCCATTAAGTTTAGTAAAATGCCTGAAACACCTTTAAAGCTCCTTCAATTTGTTTAGAATTGgccaattagaaatgtttgtaattgttAAGTAAACTCTGCCTAAATCAGTACAATCGGCAACAACATTTTTTTACCCAATCAAAAACGTTAGTTCCGTTAGTGTATAGGATAACAATTTGCTCTGGTTTTCTGAGATAGAGAACTGATTTAGGAagagtctacagtaattgaGATTTGAAATcgatgcagacgcttcctataaaactccttatattcAGAAATGATCTGTAACGAccgtttaatttgaataatttcagcGATTGTTGTACGCGAAACATTTCTGTTATTTGACGTCGTCACGGCGAGCACGGAAATACGATTTGCCTCATTTCCGTTTGAACAAAGTgcgtaatatcaaaacgtggTTATCATTGAGGTCATATTTAAAGGTAACAAACAATTCTTATcttcttatttcattttgaatgataaATGTTTCTTTTATTATCGAAAATTTTGGTATCGCTCTTCGGTACTCTTCCCCTTCAAACTATGTGCTGATAAAATCTCTTACATCTGGAGCCcgttccatagtcgagacttaagttgaaaaatgatcttaaattttaagactggtcttaagttgttagattggctatagaactaagatagtcttagactggtcttaagtctaagccacgactatggaaccgggccctggtGTAAAAAATTCGTGAATTTTCGCTCATGTTTGTAGTTTCAATAGATacaatgattttcaatagatgatGTCTCTCAGGTGGAAGTACTGACCACATGTGAAGTGTAGAtgatcagttttagaaagtgtgttgataaaatgtctgatgtttggtgtttgtagttcattatgaatcaaaaatgtctcaaGTGAAATCCTGAATGCGTGTGAAGCCTGGACTTTCTAAAATTTGGAGGGTCTAAGGGGTGTACAGTGTCCATCCAAGCTGCTGATTATGATACCTGCAATCTAATATATTGAGCTATGAATgattaattttgaatatttgtatCTTAACAGAAACGTGGCCCTCAGAGATCCGTAGACGTCATCGTATCGGCTTCATTTCTACTGGCTGTAACTCTTGTCGCCCTGATGTGTGTGCAGGTAGATTATTAACCTTCTCTCCCCTACTTCCTACAATGAACTCCTCTCAACATTAACCCTCTCTCCTCCACTCCCTTTAAACGATGGTTTAAATATAAACTATCAATTCTTTCCTTCTAGTTATTGAAGGAAACAGAATCATTTTTGGACGAACTTTACAATTGGGAACTAGTTCTCTGGTGCTTATCATTGGCGACTTATCTGTTGAGATTCATGACGCTCGGGACGAAAATCAACCGCAAATATAGAAACTTATCAGTTCTTATCACTGAACAGGTAAAAAGTACAATTCAGTTATGGACATAAATATCCTCAAGTCTCGGTGGGAAGATCATTTTTTTGGCTACCCAGAAAATACCGAGATGACTTCGGTGATGTGGTGATGATTTAACGGAGTTTGACAGAattgagaaatatttttgaatttgtacttTCAGATCAATCTATATTTGCACATGGAACAAAAACCTCATAAGAAGGAGGAGCTGATGTTGGCTAATAACGTATTAAAATTAGCTGAGGATTTGTTAAAGGTAGGTTAcaaatttcagtttcatttcTCTTTTCAGATCACTCCACGATTGAATTGTTGATTAACCGGTATTGTCTATTTGTAGGAATTGGAAAGTCCGTTTAAAATATCCGGTTTATCGGCGAATCCGTTCCTGTATAATCTGACTAAAGTAATAATTCTGTCGGCGTTCTCGGCCGTTCTAACCGAACTTCTCGGATTCAAATTGAAACTTTAtaagatcaaaattaaaacttaaaaCGCTAATGATGATTGAGCAGTTAAAAGAGTGTTTGGCACCGACTGGCGTTCATGTATGTAGCTTGGCgtcagggattcaaacccgaTGGTTATCCTGCTCAGATAGACCCAGTGCGTGTACAGTTGCGCATTGCACATTGTGGTGATGTGTCACGTATCTAAATGGGTTTTTCAGATTCGTAACTGGAGTGTTTAATTCTGTAAGTGGATGTCTTGCATCTGTAGTGGATGTCTTGCATCTGTAAGTGGATGTCTTGCATCTGTAACTGGATGTCTTGCATCTGTAAGTGGATATCTTGCATCTGTAACTGGATGTCTTGCATCTGTAAGTGGATGTCTTGCATCTGTAACAGGATGTCTTGCCTCTGTAATTAGATGTCTGGATTCTGTAACTGGATGTCTGGCATCTGTAATTGGATGTCTTGGATCTGTAACTGGATGTCTTGCCTCTGTAATTAGATGTCTGGATTCTGTAACTGGATGTCTGGCATCTGAAATCGGATGTCTGGCATCTGTAATCGGATGTCTGGCATCTGTAATTGGATGTCTGGATTCTGTAACTGGGTGCCTTGCACCTATAATTGTCTCGCACCTCCGTAGCCGAGGTATCACTGTAACACCTCCAACACACTATAGCAGTATTGTAGATTACAACTACCGTAAGAGCTGTATCGGCCAGTAGTATTGTGACCGCATTTTGTTAAGTAATAGAATTTGTCGCTAAATATAGACCGGACTGGTCATTTGAGATTAGTGTGAGTAATTTATTTAAGCAGAGCCGCTATCTATCAGTGGTTTGTATGTACCTATGTGTCGGTGTAACTGGGGTCTGTTTTGAAGTGTGAACATTGGATCTATTTTGATGCGTGACTTATCGTATGTTTTGATGCGGGGATGGGGGTCTATTTGGAGGAGGTCTCGAGCGAGCGGGACGGGGTATATTTAGTGATGTGTGAATGTAAATGGGGggatatattttctattcgaGCCCCCTTTATTTACAACCTATTTGTGTGTTGTTCAATTGTGCCAAACTTTATTCTATCGTGTGTGTATTTTTGTCCAAATTTTGTGACGGACAGTTTGTAACCCCGCCCCCGAGAAAATGTGAACATTACCTTAGTTTTaggattgaattcatttctcCTATAATTTTGCTTGTGataacccccctcccccctctttttgtattattcattattatataaaCTATGTGTGATCTAATTTAAACCTTGTTCGATGGTTATTATTAAGATAGAGGGCGCCTACCCCCAAATCAGATCTGAGAACATGGGTGCATCTAGGAAAATGGAAGGATGgggtccagaagaaaataataggCTTTTCTCGGATAAAGCAGTCATGTCGAAGTACACAAATGAGGTTCCATCCTCAATATTAAGATGTTCTTTACGAAATAGTTGCTAAAAAGATACAAATTCcaatgaatatcatatttgtGGGTTTTTGCTATCTCGGTCTTGCCGAAAAGGGCAAAGAGCGCCACCTAAATCCTTCCCACTGGGGAAAAAATCCTGGACTGGCTTTGAGTAAAAGGGATTTGATTTAAGGCCGACTCAACagtatttttagaatttattcatttatttatttaacaatCAGTAGAACTGATATTTGTGCATTTCATTGTATTAGTACCCtggtatttatatttgaatcaaaatttaaaCAAATGTGCCGACATCAGGGGCACTCTTCATTATTACTACTATTGGGGGCAGACGGACATCAGTTCCCGTTTATACCACCAGAGGGCATGGCAAGTCTTATAGCCCTCTAGTtgtttaatattgtatttatgatttaatacCTGTAGGACTGTCGTAGGTTTTGTTTGCTGTATTCTAATCAAATAAAACTGTTCAAGAAAATCTTTCGAGTTGTTGAGATTATTTTTTTAGGCTCGAGGAATCAGAAGATATCATTCCAGTGATACGtcgacgacttatccaaattcgtaattcaaaaataaaacttaagACTAAAAAATAGTGATGGCTCATCCAAAATGATAACTTAACTTAGgccaaaaaattgatacat
This genomic interval from Tubulanus polymorphus chromosome 8, tnTubPoly1.2, whole genome shotgun sequence contains the following:
- the LOC141909641 gene encoding protein PHTF2-like isoform X1, with translation MVVMDLANDVIDSYQKKIGTYDKQLWEKCVEQQVIKRIRGIENVPKKKSKVKAELIDVDLVRGSSFPKAKPQFSWITVARMGLLRVCLLPFFFRWWREQTSTKFTLLLVLMYFVQLASISVFTLTNDKSQNVTVTDVLTPILLMLFMSIVHAQIVSTHFNHHRSHRGVTAASNSRRTSTSSKSTKSRKTNATNDVDTGGGGTGGGNDEKGSSRSSSRRYSLKNSKLHSSKESLRLSRYSKKSYDSDPSSSRSSRSSRRPEITISALATGVVDDVRLKASTKSLILPAEIKKAENENHGVEIESEKEQELCEYKSRDGEQEVSGNYDESLSVLTEPIVETVGEIILPSNDDNNDLFRLNDSDGLSIAVRHRRRGNNNDDDSIVKTNCCHSDQHSDETKNDSSIEADRAVATTMTTIDTVTVATVATDVGSRRGTVNNVRRRRPRSKTNESKRISSDNLTVDDDMKESCTGQTSSCESEIEIPVTPSSVRKFPHVVRRHILDSSSDNNFRRPSESEGPMSENEWDRMNSDMATSDTSSCTSGSELSDDHETSSHDDPFNLEHHSSVQFTGTVIHSSHTQAHDRVSCYIWEDEDCKKVDLTVLDIGWTIIQRVDKMPETSDYLILGWVLSVTMAIIPAIFRCYVNRGRLLELDATAAAGVGNTNRGLMNVLYDTSWQTWLLILHGMFLRLGLGFIFFFLLSVAERTFKQRLLYAKHFCYLTSSRRARKYDLPHFRLNKVRNIKTWLSLRSYLKKRGPQRSVDVIVSASFLLAVTLVALMCVQLLKETESFLDELYNWELVLWCLSLATYLLRFMTLGTKINRKYRNLSVLITEQINLYLHMEQKPHKKEELMLANNVLKLAEDLLKELESPFKISGLSANPFLYNLTKVIILSAFSAVLTELLGFKLKLYKIKIKT
- the LOC141909641 gene encoding protein PHTF2-like isoform X2, whose translation is MVVMDLANDVIDSYQKKIGTYDKQLWEKCVEQQVIKRIRGIENVPKKKSKVKAELIDVDLVRGSSFPKAKPQFSWITVARMGLLRVCLLPFFFRWWREQTSTKFTLLLVLMYFVQLASISVFTLTNDKSQNVTVTDVLTPILLMLFMSIVHAQIVSTHFNHHRSHRGVTAASNSRRTSTSSKSTKSRKTNATNDVDTGGGGTGGGNDEKGSSRSSSRRYSLKNSKLHSSKESLRLSRYSKKSYDSDPSSSRSSRSSRRPEITISALATGVVDDVRLKASTKSLILPAEIKKAENENHGVEIESEKEQELCEYKSRDGEQEVSGNYDESLSVLTEPIVETVGEIILPSNDDNNDLFRLNDSDGLSIAVRHRRRGNNNDDDSIVKTNCCHSDQHSDETKNDSSIEADRAVATTMTTIDTVTVATVATDVGSRRGTVNNVRRRRPRSKTNESKRISSDNLTVDDDMKESCTGQTSSCESEIEIPVTPSSVRKFPHVVRRHILDSSSDGPMSENEWDRMNSDMATSDTSSCTSGSELSDDHETSSHDDPFNLEHHSSVQFTGTVIHSSHTQAHDRVSCYIWEDEDCKKVDLTVLDIGWTIIQRVDKMPETSDYLILGWVLSVTMAIIPAIFRCYVNRGRLLELDATAAAGVGNTNRGLMNVLYDTSWQTWLLILHGMFLRLGLGFIFFFLLSVAERTFKQRLLYAKHFCYLTSSRRARKYDLPHFRLNKVRNIKTWLSLRSYLKKRGPQRSVDVIVSASFLLAVTLVALMCVQLLKETESFLDELYNWELVLWCLSLATYLLRFMTLGTKINRKYRNLSVLITEQINLYLHMEQKPHKKEELMLANNVLKLAEDLLKELESPFKISGLSANPFLYNLTKVIILSAFSAVLTELLGFKLKLYKIKIKT
- the LOC141909641 gene encoding protein PHTF2-like isoform X3, which produces MVVMDLANDVIDSYQKKIGTYDKQLWEKCVEQQVIKRIRGIENVPKKKSKVKAELIDVDLVRGSSFPKAKPQFSWITVARMGLLRVCLLPFFFRWWREQTSTKFTLLLVLMYFVQLASISVFTLTNDKSQNVTVTDVLTPILLMLFMSIVHAQIVSTHFNHHRSHRGVTAASNSRRTSTSSKSTKSRKTNATNDVDTGGGGTGGGNDEKGSSRSSSRRYSLKNSKLHSSKESLRLSRYSKKSYDSDPSSSRSSRSSRRPEITISALATGVVDDVRLKASTKSLILPAEIKKAENENHGVEIESEKEQELCEYKSRDGEQEVSGNYDESLSVLTEPIVETVGEIILPSNDDNNDLFRLNDSDGLSIAVRHRRRGNNNDDDSIVKTNCCHSDQHSDETKNDSSIEADRAVATTMTTIDTVTVATVATDVGSRRGTVNNVRRRRPRSKTNESKRISSDNLTVDDDMKESCTGQTSSCESEIEIPVTPSSVRNNFRRPSESEGPMSENEWDRMNSDMATSDTSSCTSGSELSDDHETSSHDDPFNLEHHSSVQFTGTVIHSSHTQAHDRVSCYIWEDEDCKKVDLTVLDIGWTIIQRVDKMPETSDYLILGWVLSVTMAIIPAIFRCYVNRGRLLELDATAAAGVGNTNRGLMNVLYDTSWQTWLLILHGMFLRLGLGFIFFFLLSVAERTFKQRLLYAKHFCYLTSSRRARKYDLPHFRLNKVRNIKTWLSLRSYLKKRGPQRSVDVIVSASFLLAVTLVALMCVQLLKETESFLDELYNWELVLWCLSLATYLLRFMTLGTKINRKYRNLSVLITEQINLYLHMEQKPHKKEELMLANNVLKLAEDLLKELESPFKISGLSANPFLYNLTKVIILSAFSAVLTELLGFKLKLYKIKIKT
- the LOC141909641 gene encoding protein PHTF2-like isoform X4 is translated as MVVMDLANDVIDSYQKKIGTYDKQLWEKCVEQQVIKRIRGIENVPKKKSKVKAELIDVDLVRGSSFPKAKPQFSWITVARMGLLRVCLLPFFFRWWREQTSTKFTLLLVLMYFVQLASISVFTLTNDKSQNVTVTDVLTPILLMLFMSIVHAQIVSTHFNHHRSHRGVTAASNSRRTSTSSKSTKSRKTNATNDVDTGGGGTGGGNDEKGSSRSSSRRYSLKNSKLHSSKESLRLSRYSKKSYDSDPSSSRSSRSSRRPEITISALATGVVDDVRLKASTKSLILPAEIKKAENENHGVEIESEKEQELCEYKSRDGEQEVSGNYDESLSVLTEPIVETVGEIILPSNDDNNDLFRLNDSDGLSIAVRHRRRGNNNDDDSIVKTNCCHSDQHSDETKNDSSIEADRAVATTMTTIDTVTVATVATDVGSRRGTVNNVRRRRPRSKTNESKRISSDNLTVDDDMKESCTGQTSSCESEIEIPVTPSSVRGPMSENEWDRMNSDMATSDTSSCTSGSELSDDHETSSHDDPFNLEHHSSVQFTGTVIHSSHTQAHDRVSCYIWEDEDCKKVDLTVLDIGWTIIQRVDKMPETSDYLILGWVLSVTMAIIPAIFRCYVNRGRLLELDATAAAGVGNTNRGLMNVLYDTSWQTWLLILHGMFLRLGLGFIFFFLLSVAERTFKQRLLYAKHFCYLTSSRRARKYDLPHFRLNKVRNIKTWLSLRSYLKKRGPQRSVDVIVSASFLLAVTLVALMCVQLLKETESFLDELYNWELVLWCLSLATYLLRFMTLGTKINRKYRNLSVLITEQINLYLHMEQKPHKKEELMLANNVLKLAEDLLKELESPFKISGLSANPFLYNLTKVIILSAFSAVLTELLGFKLKLYKIKIKT